The Nitrospira sp. genome has a segment encoding these proteins:
- a CDS encoding extracellular solute-binding protein: MATFLTRFYSSMTSLHHRHMPALLLILITFCALSFPLTDSIAADKLVVYSGRAERLIKPVFDAFTAKTGIQVDLLSSGTTELVNRLKAEGDRTPADLLLTNDAGSLELARVAGLLRPLNMREVERAIPSQFRAADNSWVGLSGRFWIIVYNTTMVKPDQLNSLLDLANPQWKDKLAIPNSGSEYLQAGVSVIRAAHGDERTKKFLEGLRDNAGSQVYQKSSQIVDAVAKGQVAVGIVNHYYVYRHLATQPAAPLAVIMPDQKDGGMGAIMNVTGIGITKSSLHVDNAKLLIEFLVAQAGQKMFADLDKEYPLHPEVKADPALVDRKSFRAALVPLTRLAELREPTLTLIEQVGLR, translated from the coding sequence ATGGCTACTTTTCTAACACGATTTTACTCGTCCATGACCTCGCTTCACCATCGCCACATGCCGGCCCTGCTGCTGATCCTCATCACATTCTGCGCACTGTCCTTTCCGCTCACCGATTCGATTGCGGCCGACAAATTGGTCGTCTATTCAGGTCGGGCAGAGCGTTTAATCAAGCCGGTGTTCGATGCGTTCACCGCGAAAACCGGCATCCAGGTGGATCTCCTGTCATCCGGCACTACAGAACTCGTCAACCGGCTGAAGGCGGAAGGCGATCGAACCCCCGCTGACCTCCTGTTGACCAATGATGCCGGAAGCCTTGAACTTGCACGCGTGGCCGGACTCTTGCGGCCGCTCAACATGCGCGAGGTCGAACGAGCCATTCCGTCCCAGTTCCGCGCCGCAGACAATAGCTGGGTGGGTCTCTCCGGCCGGTTTTGGATTATTGTGTACAACACGACGATGGTGAAGCCCGATCAGCTCAACTCCCTGCTCGACCTGGCGAATCCCCAATGGAAAGACAAGCTCGCAATCCCCAACTCCGGCAGTGAATATCTTCAGGCGGGCGTGTCGGTGATCCGCGCCGCTCACGGCGACGAGCGCACCAAGAAATTCCTGGAGGGCCTGCGGGATAACGCCGGCTCGCAGGTCTACCAGAAAAGCTCCCAGATCGTGGATGCCGTGGCCAAAGGGCAGGTCGCCGTGGGCATCGTGAATCACTATTACGTGTACCGCCACCTCGCCACGCAGCCCGCCGCGCCGTTGGCCGTCATCATGCCGGATCAAAAAGACGGCGGTATGGGCGCGATCATGAATGTGACAGGGATCGGCATCACCAAATCAAGCCTCCATGTCGACAATGCGAAGCTGCTGATCGAGTTTCTCGTCGCACAAGCCGGACAGAAGATGTTTGCCGATTTGGATAAGGAATATCCATTACATCCGGAAGTAAAGGCAGACCCGGCCCTGGTCGATCGAAAGAGCTTCCGCGCGGCCCTCGTCCCACTGACACGATTGGCTGAGCTCCGGGAACCGACTCTGACGCTCATCGAGCAAGTGGGCCTCCGCTAA